Proteins encoded within one genomic window of Natator depressus isolate rNatDep1 chromosome 1, rNatDep2.hap1, whole genome shotgun sequence:
- the LOC141980827 gene encoding olfactory receptor 51G2-like, translating into MSAVNDTNFNSAMLLFTGIPGQEHVHLWISIPFCLIYVISILGNSVILFIIKTDPTLHEPMYILLSMLAVTDLGLSISTIPSTLAVFLFNSREISLDACFAQLFFIHSFSFTESSILLLMAFDRFVAIHNPLRYASILTPSRIAKMGLVFVLRGVAVIFPLPFLLKRYRYCRISVLSHCYCINQEVMKAACSEISVSSIYGLFVTVSTVGLDSLLIFLSYVMILKTVLSIASHAERLRALSTCVSHLCAVLLFYVPVLGLSVIHRFTKNSSPLLPILIGYVYLLVPPLMNPIVYSVKSKHLRARIIRVFVK; encoded by the coding sequence ATGTCAGCTGTCAATGACACCAACTTCAACTCTGCAATGTTACTTTTCAccgggatacctgggcaggaacaTGTCCATCTCTGGATTTCCATCCCCTTCTGCTTAATATATGTTATTTCAATATTAGGAAATTCAGTCATTCtgttcattataaaaacagaCCCAACcctccatgagcccatgtacaTTCTCCTTTCCATGTTGGCTGTCACAGACCTTGGTTTATCGATATCCACCATACCGTCAACACTGGCCGTATTCTTGTTTAACTCTAGGGAGATCAGCCTTGATGCCTGTTTtgcccagctgttcttcatccactcGTTTTCGTTCACTGAATCCTCCATACTCCTGTTGATGGCCTTTGACCGCTTCGTTGCGATCCATAACCCGCTGAGATATGCTTCCATCTTAACCCCATCAAGAATAGCCAAGATGGGGCTAGTGTTTGTGCTAAGAGGGGTGGCCGTAATATTCCCACTCCCCTTTCTCCTGAAACGCTACCGATACTGTCGAATCAGTGTCCTCTCCCATTGCTACTGCATAAACCAGGAGGTCATGAAGGCCGCTTGTTCAGAGATCAGTGTCAGCAGCATCTATGGCTTGTTTGTTACAGTCTCCACGGTGGGGCTGGACTCGCTGCTCATCTTCCTCTCTTATGTGATGATCCTCAAAACAGTGCTGAGCATCGCATCCCACGCGGAGCGCCTCAGGGCCCTGAGCACCTGCGTCTCCCACCTCTGCGCCGTCCTGCTCTTCTACGTGCCAGTGCTCGGCTTGTCTGTGATACACAGATTCACGAAGAACTCTTCTCCCTTGCTTCCAATTCTCATTGGCTATGTCTACCTACTAGTCCCACCCCTGATGAACCCAATTGTGTACAGCGTGAAAAGCAAACACCTTCGTGCGAGGATAATCAGGGTGTTCGTCAAGTGA